A genomic region of Colletotrichum destructivum chromosome 1, complete sequence contains the following coding sequences:
- a CDS encoding Putative phosphoribosylglycinamide synthetase, phosphoribosylformylglycinamidine cyclo-ligase yields MTLAGSVRILLIGNGGREHALAWKLSQSPLVESIFAVPGNGGTATCPKTTNVTEVAADDYPALVQFAKSKSITLVVPGPEAPLVDGIEAYFRAAAIPCFGPSKEAAQMEGSKTFSKDFMKEYNIPTAAYENFSDYEQAIAYVDSVSHDVVIKATGLAAGKGVIIPTTKQEAKDALKQIMVDKAFGSAGNEVVIEEFLTGDELSILTFSDGTHTLSLPPAQDHKRIGDGDQGPNTGGMGCYAPTTIATKELIRKIEDEVVQPTINGMRKAGYPFRGVLFTGIMVTSQGPKVLEYNVRFGDPETQTVLPLLSPETDLAEVMLACTAHEARLDCVNIKIANKYSATVVVAAGGYPGSYAKGTPMVINQSTSPDITVFHAGTKLSSEGQLQTSGGRVIAVNATADTLEAAVKKAYGQGITLINFDKMYYRKDIAHRAFRSRQEKEALTYAGAGVSVDAGNEFVERIKKAVRATKQPGADAEIGGFGGEMDLAKCGLKLDNGELPVVVGAIDGVGTKLMIAQKMGKHDTVGIDLVAMNVNDLIVQGARPLMFLDYYGCSKLDLSTAASFVEGVAAGCIDAGCTLVGGETAEMPGMYQKDDYDAAGCAFGVMINSQRLPRQSDMEAGDVLLGLASSGVHSNGFSLVRRILEREGLAYTDPAPWDAGKTVGESLLTPTKIYVKSLRGVIEARLVKGLAHITGGGLIDNVPRMLPEHLAAEIDLTTWEMPAVFRWLKTSGNVEPYQMVRTFNTGVGMVAAVDAAHANAVITALESAGERVLRLGQLVSRANGEPHCRVLNLDSWA; encoded by the coding sequence ATGACTTTGGCCGGCAGTGTTCGCATTCTGCTCATTGGCAATGGGGGGCGAGAGCATGCGCTCGCCTGGAAGCTCAGCCAGTCGCCTCTAGTCGAATCCATCTTTGCCGTCCCGGGCAATGGAGGTACCGCAACCTGCCCCAAGACCACCAATGTCACCGAGGTCGCTGCGGACGACTACCCGGCCCTTGTTCAGTTCGCAAAGTCTAAGTCCATCACCCTCGTCGTTCCTGGCCCCGAGGcccccctcgtcgacggcatcgaAGCCTACTTCCGCGCCGCAGCTATTCCCTGCTTCGGACCCTCTAAGGAAGCTGCCCAGATGGAGGGGAGCAAAACTTTCTCTAAGGATTTCATGAAGGAGTACAACATCCCCACCGCGGCGTACGAGAACTTCTCCGACTACGAGCAGGCTATCGCCTACGTTGACAGTGTGTCCCATGATGTCGTCATCAAGGCTaccggcctcgccgccggcaaagGCGTCATTATCCCTACTACCAAACAGGAGGCTAAAGATGCTCTTAAGCAGATCATGGTGGACAAAGCGTTTGGTTCTGCCGGCAACGAGGTTGTGATCGAGGAGTTCCTGACTGGCGACGAGCTGAGCATCCTTACCTTCAGCGATGGCACACATACTCTGTCTCTCCCCCCAGCCCAGGATCACAAGAGAATTGGAGACGGCGACCAAGGCCCCAACACTGGAGGCATGGGTTGCTACGCCCCGACAACCATTGCCACCAAGGAACTCATTCGCAAGATAGAAGATGAGGTGGTTCAGCCTACCATCAACGGCATGCGCAAGGCGGGCTATCCCTTCCGTGGTGTCTTGTTTACTGGCATAATGGTTACCAGTCAAGGCCCCAAAGTCCTTGAGTACAACGTGAGGTTTGGCGACCCAGAGACGCAAACCGTCTTGCCCCTTCTTTCTCCCGAGACAGACCTTGCCGAGGTTATGTTGGCCTGTACTGCTCACGAGGCCCGCCTCGACTGCGTCAATATCAAAATCGCAAACAAATACAGTGCTACTGTTGTGGTAGCCGCCGGTGGCTACCCCGGATCCTATGCCAAGGGTACGCCTATGGTGATCAACCAGTCGACATCCCCGGACATCACTGTTTTCCATGCCGGCACCAAGCTGTCGTCCGAAGGTCAGCTGCAGACATCAGGCGGTCGTGTCATTGCTGTCAACGCCACTGCGGAtaccctcgaggccgccgtaAAGAAGGCCTATGGGCAAGGCATCACGCTTATCAACTTTGACAAGATGTACTATCGCAAGGACATTGCCCACCGTGCGTTTCGGTCTCGACAGGAGAAAGAGGCCTTGACTTATGCCGGGGCTGGCGTCAGTGTTGATGCGGGCAACGAGTTCGTCGAGCGTATCAAGAAGGCGGTACGTGCTACCAAACAACCGGGTGCTGATGCCGAAATTGGAGGCTTTGGCGGTGAGATGGACTTAGCCAAGTGTGGTCTTAAGCTGGACAACGGCGAGCTTCCTGTCGTGGTTggcgccatcgacggcgttggcACCAAGCTCATGATTGCGCAGAAGATGGGCAAGCACGATACCGTGGGCATCGACTTGGTTGCTATGAATGTCAATGATCTCATTGTCCAGGGCGCTCGACCATTGATGTTCTTGGATTATTACGGCTGCAGCAAGCTCGACCTGAGCACCGCCGCCTCTTTTGTGGAAGGTGTTGCGGCAGGCTGCATCGACGCTGGATgcaccctcgtcggcggcgagacaGCTGAGATGCCCGGCATGTACCAAAAGGACGATTACGATGCGGCAGGCTGCGCATTTGGTGTCATGATCAATAGCCAGAGACTGCCGCGCCAGAGCGACATGGAAGCTGGAGACGTGCTGCTTGGCTTGGCCTCCAGTGGCGTTCACTCGAACGGCTTCTCCTTGGTCCGCCGAATCCTAGAACGCGAGGGTCTCGCATACACAGACCCCGCTCCATGGGATGCCGGTAAGACTGTGGGCGAGAGCTTGCTCACCCCTACCAAGATCTACGTCAAGAGTTTGCGTGGCGTCATCGAAGCTCGCCTCGTTAAGGGTCTGGCTCACATCACGGGAGGTGGTCTTATCGACAACGTCCCTCGCATGTTGCCAGAGCACCTTGCTGCCGAGATCGACTTGACGACGTGGGAGATGCCCGCTGTTTTCAGATGGTTGAAGACAAGCGGCAATGTGGAGCCGTACCAGATGGTTCGCACTTTCAACACCGGTGTGGGAATGGTAGCTGCAGTCGACGCAGCTCATGCTAATGCTGTCATCACGGCCTTGGAGTCGGCCGGTGAGAGGGTTCTACGCCTGGGGCAGCTTGTTTCGCGTGCCAACGGTGAGCCGCACTGCAGAGTGCTCAACCTGGACAGCTGGGCTTGA